One region of Nothobranchius furzeri strain GRZ-AD chromosome 16, NfurGRZ-RIMD1, whole genome shotgun sequence genomic DNA includes:
- the tbc1d23 gene encoding TBC1 domain family member 23 isoform X3 encodes MVSDVESVITFYCKSRNITFTPELSWPHVLKPLLGLRLPRSDLYNCFYAVMNKYIPRDCVPKGRPFHLYRLLLQYHEPELCSFLDTKKITPDSYAISWLGSLFSSHCRPEVTQALWDSYLQQGDPFLIFFLMLIILVNAKETLLGQEGESKEDIIKMLEASPSLLEAEDIEDLFSLAQYYQSKTPLSLRKMNQNLFGSSLVALKEEDTDLSQALCLPVSVPEILQANQLQQDGVRFFVVDCRPAEQYNAGHLSTAFHLDSDLMLQNPSEFALSVKSLLETQKQSLESGSIASGEHLCFMGSGREEEDMYMNMVLAHFLQKNKEYVSIAKGGFMGLQKHLVDMNVEGLDSSYVNWIVSTSGSHSLGSADGESLSSPGDGKGVKSLVNKMTFALKSKSVNVKEKMISFIENTSTPVERITFNLPWPEKVVQDRHVSSSDRVGKPYRGVKPVFSIGDEEEYDTDEIDSSSMSDDDRKEIVNIQTWISKPDVKHHIPCNEVKETGHMFPSHLLITATHMYCLREIASRKGFAYIQSRQALSSVVKITSKKKHPELITFKFGSNNSAGVEISAVERYLIPNAGDATKVIKQQIMKVLDALESS; translated from the exons ATGGTGTCTGACGTCGAGTCGGTTATCACGTTCTACTGCAAGTCTCGTAACATCACCTTCACCCCAGAGCTCAGCTGGCCACATGTGCTCAAACCCCTGCTGGGGCTTCGGTTACCTCGCAGCGACCTCTACAACTGCTTCTATGCTGTCATGAATAAGTACATCCCCAG GGACTGCGTGCCAAAGGGTCGACCGTTCCACCTTTATAGACTGCTTCTGCAGTATCATGAGCCAGAGCTGTGCTCCTTCTTAGACACCAAGAAAATCACCCCTGACTCGTACGCCATCAGCTGG CTGGGCAGTTTGTTCTCCAGCCACTGCAGGCCAGAGGTCACCCAGGCCTTGTGGGACTCGTACCTTCAGCAGGGGGACCCTTTCCTTATCTTCTTCCTCATGCTCATCATCCTCGTCAATGCCAA AGAGACCCTTCTGGGACAAGAAGGAGAGAGCAAAGAGGACATTATCA AAATGCTGGAAGCATCGCCTTCACTCCTAGAAGCTGAAGATATTGAGGACTTGTTTTCACTGGCCCAGTATTACCAGAGCAAGACTCCCCTGTCGCTCAGAAAG ATGAATCAGAATCTGTTTGGTAGCAGCCTGGTGGCGCTTAAAGAGGAGGACACTGACTTAAGTCAAGCTCTGTGTCTTCCTGTGTCTGTTCCTGAAATCCTGCAGGCCAATCAGCTGCAGCAG GATGGGGTACGGTTCTTTGTGGTAGATTGTCGACCTGCAGAGCAGTACAACGCTggtcacctgtccacagccttccACCTGGACTCtgacctg ATGCTCCAGAACCCCTCGGAGTTTGCTCTGTCTGTCAAGTCCCTCCTGGAGACACAGAAGCAGTCCCTGGAGTCTGGATCCATCGCCAGCGGCGAGCACCTGTGCTTTATGGGCagtgggagagaggaggaggacatGTACATGAACATGGTGCTGGCACATTTCCTACAG aaaaacaaagaatatGTGAGCATCGCTAAAGGGGGTTTTATGG GCCTTCAGAAGCACCTGGTGGACATGAACGTTGAGGGCCTCGACTCTTCCTATGTAAACTGGATTGTCAGCACTTCTGGATCTCACAGCCTCGGTTCTGCTGAT GGAGAGTCTCTGAGCAGCCCTGGAGATGGCAAAGGTGTCAAGTCACTGGTCAACAAAATGACATTTGCTCTCAAGTCCAAGTCTGTCAACGTGAAGGAGAAGATGATCAGCTTCATCGAGAACACCTCCACCCCTGTAGAACG AATAACTTTCAATCTGCCCTGGCCAGAGAAGGTGGTCCAAGATCG ACACGTGAGCAGCAGCGACCGAGTCGGCAAACCTTACAGAGGGGTGAAGCCCGTCTTCAGTATTGGTGATGAAGAGGAGTATGACACTG ATGAGATCGACAGCTCTTCCATGTCGGACGATGACAGGAAGGAGATCGTAAACATTCAGACCTGGATAAGCAAGCCGGATGTCAAACATCACATCCCATGTAATGAGGTGAAAGAGACGGGTCACATGTTCCCCAG TCACTTGCTGATCACAGCGACTCACATGTACTGCCTGAGGGAGATTGCCTCCAGGAAGGGATTTGCCTACATCCAGTCCAGACAAGCGCTGAGCTCTGTGGTGAAGATCACCTCTAAAAAGAAGCACCCTGAGCTCATCACATTCAAATTTGGGAGCAACAATTCAGCTGGAGTCGAGATTTCTGCAGTTGAGAG GTATCTAATACCCAACGCAGGCGACGCCACAAAGGTCATCAAGCAGCAGATCATGAAAGTTCTGGACGCTCTGGAGAGTTCATAA
- the nit2 gene encoding omega-amidase NIT2 isoform X2, whose translation MSTAAKVMSKFRLAVVQLQVTRVKADNLSRARRLVKEAADEGSKVVLLPECFNSPYGTSFFPTYAERIPGESTQMLSEAAKESGVYLVGGSIPEEDGGKLYNSCVVFGPDGGMILKHRKIHLFDINIPGKICFQESETLSPGNSLSMFDTPYCKVGVGICYDMRFAELAQLYSRSGCQLLVYPGAFNMTTGPAHWELLQRARALDNQVFVATASPARDETASYVAWGHSTVVNPWGEVISKAGAEETIIYANIDLQHLADVRQQIPITSQRRSDLYSVASVQAGSG comes from the exons ATGAGTACTGCAGCTAAAGTCATGTCGA AGTTCCGTCTGGCTGTGGTCCAGCTGCAGGTGACCCGCGTCAAGGCGGACAACCTGAGTCGGGCCCGGAGGCTGGTGAAGGAGGCGGCGGACGAGGGTAGCAAGGTGGTGCTGCTGCCG GAATGCTTCAACTCTCCGTATGGGACCAGCTTCTTCCCCACATATGCGGAGAGAATCCCAGGAGAATCCACCCAGATGCTGTCGGAGGCAGCAAAGGAGAGTGGCGTGTACCTAGTGGGAG GATCCATTCCTGAGGAGGATGGTGGGAAGCTGTATAACAGCTGTGTCGTGTTCGGCCCCGATGGAGGAATGATTCTCAAACACAGGAAG atTCACCTGTTTGACATCAACATTCCAGGAAAAATCTGCTTCCAGGAATCTGAGACGCTTAGTCCTGGCAACAGTCTGTCCATGTTTGACACAC CATACTGTAAAGTGGGTGTGGGGATCTGCTACGACATGAGGTTTGCAGAGCTCGCTCAGCTCTACAGCCGGAGCG gctgccagctgctggtttatCCCGGAGCCTTCAACATGACGACGGGTCCGGCCCACTGGGAGCTCCTGCAGAGGGCCAG AGCTCTTGATAACCAGGTGTTTGTGGCCACAGCCTCACCTGCCAGAGATGAAACTGCGTCCTACGTGGCCTGGGGTCACAGCACCGTAGTTAACCCTTG GGGAGAGGTGATCTCCAAGGCTGGAGCTGAAGAAACAATCATCTATGCTAACATCG ACCTGCAACATTTGGCCGATGTGCGGCAGCAGATCCCGATCACGTCCCAGCGCCGGAGCGACCTCTACAGCGTGGCGTCGGTGCAGGCCGGATCTGGCTGA
- the nit2 gene encoding omega-amidase NIT2 isoform X1: MSTAAKVMSKFRLAVVQLQVTRVKADNLSRARRLVKEAADEGSKVVLLPKWSTEAQSHLGSSHLPLNQECFNSPYGTSFFPTYAERIPGESTQMLSEAAKESGVYLVGGSIPEEDGGKLYNSCVVFGPDGGMILKHRKIHLFDINIPGKICFQESETLSPGNSLSMFDTPYCKVGVGICYDMRFAELAQLYSRSGCQLLVYPGAFNMTTGPAHWELLQRARALDNQVFVATASPARDETASYVAWGHSTVVNPWGEVISKAGAEETIIYANIDLQHLADVRQQIPITSQRRSDLYSVASVQAGSG; encoded by the exons ATGAGTACTGCAGCTAAAGTCATGTCGA AGTTCCGTCTGGCTGTGGTCCAGCTGCAGGTGACCCGCGTCAAGGCGGACAACCTGAGTCGGGCCCGGAGGCTGGTGAAGGAGGCGGCGGACGAGGGTAGCAAGGTGGTGCTGCTGCCG AAATGGTCCACAGAAGCTCAGTCCCATCTGGGTTCTTCTCACCTGCCTCTGAATCAGGAATGCTTCAACTCTCCGTATGGGACCAGCTTCTTCCCCACATATGCGGAGAGAATCCCAGGAGAATCCACCCAGATGCTGTCGGAGGCAGCAAAGGAGAGTGGCGTGTACCTAGTGGGAG GATCCATTCCTGAGGAGGATGGTGGGAAGCTGTATAACAGCTGTGTCGTGTTCGGCCCCGATGGAGGAATGATTCTCAAACACAGGAAG atTCACCTGTTTGACATCAACATTCCAGGAAAAATCTGCTTCCAGGAATCTGAGACGCTTAGTCCTGGCAACAGTCTGTCCATGTTTGACACAC CATACTGTAAAGTGGGTGTGGGGATCTGCTACGACATGAGGTTTGCAGAGCTCGCTCAGCTCTACAGCCGGAGCG gctgccagctgctggtttatCCCGGAGCCTTCAACATGACGACGGGTCCGGCCCACTGGGAGCTCCTGCAGAGGGCCAG AGCTCTTGATAACCAGGTGTTTGTGGCCACAGCCTCACCTGCCAGAGATGAAACTGCGTCCTACGTGGCCTGGGGTCACAGCACCGTAGTTAACCCTTG GGGAGAGGTGATCTCCAAGGCTGGAGCTGAAGAAACAATCATCTATGCTAACATCG ACCTGCAACATTTGGCCGATGTGCGGCAGCAGATCCCGATCACGTCCCAGCGCCGGAGCGACCTCTACAGCGTGGCGTCGGTGCAGGCCGGATCTGGCTGA
- the tbc1d23 gene encoding TBC1 domain family member 23 isoform X1, with the protein MESVEEALQGSWDQDLAEALDSGGSDMDMEMERNIVQVHEYSAQHRAKMWKIALNVSGKGDSLSPWDGVLDLLEQTLIHNRSQQLIDQLEASEEERSDMVSDVESVITFYCKSRNITFTPELSWPHVLKPLLGLRLPRSDLYNCFYAVMNKYIPRDCVPKGRPFHLYRLLLQYHEPELCSFLDTKKITPDSYAISWLGSLFSSHCRPEVTQALWDSYLQQGDPFLIFFLMLIILVNAKETLLGQEGESKEDIIKMLEASPSLLEAEDIEDLFSLAQYYQSKTPLSLRKMNQNLFGSSLVALKEEDTDLSQALCLPVSVPEILQANQLQQDGVRFFVVDCRPAEQYNAGHLSTAFHLDSDLMLQNPSEFALSVKSLLETQKQSLESGSIASGEHLCFMGSGREEEDMYMNMVLAHFLQKNKEYVSIAKGGFMGLQKHLVDMNVEGLDSSYVNWIVSTSGSHSLGSADGESLSSPGDGKGVKSLVNKMTFALKSKSVNVKEKMISFIENTSTPVERITFNLPWPEKVVQDRHVSSSDRVGKPYRGVKPVFSIGDEEEYDTDEIDSSSMSDDDRKEIVNIQTWISKPDVKHHIPCNEVKETGHMFPSHLLITATHMYCLREIASRKGFAYIQSRQALSSVVKITSKKKHPELITFKFGSNNSAGVEISAVERYLIPNAGDATKVIKQQIMKVLDALESS; encoded by the exons ATTGCTCTCAACGTCTCCGGAAAAGGAGACAGCTTGTCTCCGTGGGACGGTGTCCTTGATTTACTCGAACAGACACTCATTCACAACCGCAGCCAACAGCTGATCG ACCAGCTGGAAGCTTCAGAAGAAGAAAGGAGTGACATGGTGTCTGACGTCGAGTCGGTTATCACGTTCTACTGCAAGTCTCGTAACATCACCTTCACCCCAGAGCTCAGCTGGCCACATGTGCTCAAACCCCTGCTGGGGCTTCGGTTACCTCGCAGCGACCTCTACAACTGCTTCTATGCTGTCATGAATAAGTACATCCCCAG GGACTGCGTGCCAAAGGGTCGACCGTTCCACCTTTATAGACTGCTTCTGCAGTATCATGAGCCAGAGCTGTGCTCCTTCTTAGACACCAAGAAAATCACCCCTGACTCGTACGCCATCAGCTGG CTGGGCAGTTTGTTCTCCAGCCACTGCAGGCCAGAGGTCACCCAGGCCTTGTGGGACTCGTACCTTCAGCAGGGGGACCCTTTCCTTATCTTCTTCCTCATGCTCATCATCCTCGTCAATGCCAA AGAGACCCTTCTGGGACAAGAAGGAGAGAGCAAAGAGGACATTATCA AAATGCTGGAAGCATCGCCTTCACTCCTAGAAGCTGAAGATATTGAGGACTTGTTTTCACTGGCCCAGTATTACCAGAGCAAGACTCCCCTGTCGCTCAGAAAG ATGAATCAGAATCTGTTTGGTAGCAGCCTGGTGGCGCTTAAAGAGGAGGACACTGACTTAAGTCAAGCTCTGTGTCTTCCTGTGTCTGTTCCTGAAATCCTGCAGGCCAATCAGCTGCAGCAG GATGGGGTACGGTTCTTTGTGGTAGATTGTCGACCTGCAGAGCAGTACAACGCTggtcacctgtccacagccttccACCTGGACTCtgacctg ATGCTCCAGAACCCCTCGGAGTTTGCTCTGTCTGTCAAGTCCCTCCTGGAGACACAGAAGCAGTCCCTGGAGTCTGGATCCATCGCCAGCGGCGAGCACCTGTGCTTTATGGGCagtgggagagaggaggaggacatGTACATGAACATGGTGCTGGCACATTTCCTACAG aaaaacaaagaatatGTGAGCATCGCTAAAGGGGGTTTTATGG GCCTTCAGAAGCACCTGGTGGACATGAACGTTGAGGGCCTCGACTCTTCCTATGTAAACTGGATTGTCAGCACTTCTGGATCTCACAGCCTCGGTTCTGCTGAT GGAGAGTCTCTGAGCAGCCCTGGAGATGGCAAAGGTGTCAAGTCACTGGTCAACAAAATGACATTTGCTCTCAAGTCCAAGTCTGTCAACGTGAAGGAGAAGATGATCAGCTTCATCGAGAACACCTCCACCCCTGTAGAACG AATAACTTTCAATCTGCCCTGGCCAGAGAAGGTGGTCCAAGATCG ACACGTGAGCAGCAGCGACCGAGTCGGCAAACCTTACAGAGGGGTGAAGCCCGTCTTCAGTATTGGTGATGAAGAGGAGTATGACACTG ATGAGATCGACAGCTCTTCCATGTCGGACGATGACAGGAAGGAGATCGTAAACATTCAGACCTGGATAAGCAAGCCGGATGTCAAACATCACATCCCATGTAATGAGGTGAAAGAGACGGGTCACATGTTCCCCAG TCACTTGCTGATCACAGCGACTCACATGTACTGCCTGAGGGAGATTGCCTCCAGGAAGGGATTTGCCTACATCCAGTCCAGACAAGCGCTGAGCTCTGTGGTGAAGATCACCTCTAAAAAGAAGCACCCTGAGCTCATCACATTCAAATTTGGGAGCAACAATTCAGCTGGAGTCGAGATTTCTGCAGTTGAGAG GTATCTAATACCCAACGCAGGCGACGCCACAAAGGTCATCAAGCAGCAGATCATGAAAGTTCTGGACGCTCTGGAGAGTTCATAA
- the LOC107395053 gene encoding LOW QUALITY PROTEIN: ICOS ligand (The sequence of the model RefSeq protein was modified relative to this genomic sequence to represent the inferred CDS: inserted 2 bases in 1 codon), translated as MHLLGRVAQVLWRCAGLLLSSLCLCAALEPGCVLGIVGRPVILPCVSSVLLTGNFSIEWRKDDKVVFKTAWETNENLGTWSIDPATIPTDAALTGDFSLELSAVHPRDDRTHFSLCFLSGKNPSVQLCSVCLRVAASFSDPLLKRKHTADGDETTFQCHSAGGYPQPELSWLIDNTQEPPEGSVRTQTXTLPDGHLYNITSRLTISLPKDVSVTCIVENLSMNETLRSTYKPNGGPVGRRASEGMWVFSTALCVVVGLMVIAGMAYQIHLDRLHKRRKQEHREEERGYKRGRRYREETEAMTESKQTDV; from the exons ATGCACCTTCTGGGTCGTGTGGCGCAGGTGCTGTGGCGCTGCGCAGGACTGCTGCTCAGCTCTCTCTGTTTGTGCGCAGCTTTGG AACCAGGCTGTGTCCTCGGCATAGTAGGACGTCCGGTGATCCTGCCCTGCGTCTCCTCCGTGCTGCTCACTGGGAATTTTTCCATCGAGTGGAGGAAAGATGACAAAGTGGTGTTCAAAACAGCGTGGGAAACAAATGAGAACCTGGGGACATGGAGCATAGATCCGGCAACAATCCCCACTGATGCTGCGCTGACAGGAGATTTCTCTCTGGAGCTGTCAGCTGTGCATCCCAGAGATGACCGGACACATTTCAGCCTTTGCTTTTTATCAGGAAAGAATCCAAGTGTCCAACTGTGTAGTGTGTGCCTCAGGGTGGCag CCAGTTTCAGTGACCCCCTGTTGAAGAGGAAACACACAGCAGACGGTGATGAAACAACCTTCCAGTGTCACTCTGCAGGTGGATACCCTCAGCCTGAACTCTCCTGGCTCATCGACAACACCCAGGAGCCTCCCGAGGGCTCAGTAAGGACCCAAAC GACACTCCCCGATGGTCATCTCTACAACATCACAAGCAGGCTGACCATCTCCTTGCCCAAAGATGTCAGCGTGACATGCATCGTAGAGAATCTGTCCATGAATGagaccttgaggtccacgt ATAAACCTAACGGTGGTCCAGTGGGGAGACGAGCATCAGAGGGCATGTGGGTCTTCAGCACAGCCCTGTGTGTGGTGGTGGGACTCATGGTGATAGCAGGCATGGCATATCAGATCCACCTGGACAGGTTACATAAGAGGAGGAAGCAGGAACATAGAGAAGAAGAGAGAG GATACAAAAGAGGACGTCGGTACAGGGAGGAGACTGAAGCCATGACAGAGTCAAAGCAGACGGATGTTTGA
- the tbc1d23 gene encoding TBC1 domain family member 23 isoform X2: MESVEEALQGSWDQDLAEALDSGGSDMDMEMERNIVQVHEYSAQHRAKMWKIALNVSGKGDSLSPWDGVLDLLEQTLIHNRSQQLIDQLEASEEERSDMVSDVESVITFYCKSRNITFTPELSWPHVLKPLLGLRLPRSDLYNCFYAVMNKYIPRDCVPKGRPFHLYRLLLQYHEPELCSFLDTKKITPDSYAISWLGSLFSSHCRPEVTQALWDSYLQQGDPFLIFFLMLIILVNAKETLLGQEGESKEDIIKMLEASPSLLEAEDIEDLFSLAQYYQSKTPLSLRKMNQNLFGSSLVALKEEDTDLSQALCLPVSVPEILQANQLQQDGVRFFVVDCRPAEQYNAGHLSTAFHLDSDLMLQNPSEFALSVKSLLETQKQSLESGSIASGEHLCFMGSGREEEDMYMNMVLAHFLQKNKEYVSIAKGGFMGLQKHLVDMNVEGLDSSYVNWIVSTSGSHSLGSADGESLSSPGDGKGVKSLVNKMTFALKSKSVNVKEKMISFIENTSTPVERHVSSSDRVGKPYRGVKPVFSIGDEEEYDTDEIDSSSMSDDDRKEIVNIQTWISKPDVKHHIPCNEVKETGHMFPSHLLITATHMYCLREIASRKGFAYIQSRQALSSVVKITSKKKHPELITFKFGSNNSAGVEISAVERYLIPNAGDATKVIKQQIMKVLDALESS, translated from the exons ATTGCTCTCAACGTCTCCGGAAAAGGAGACAGCTTGTCTCCGTGGGACGGTGTCCTTGATTTACTCGAACAGACACTCATTCACAACCGCAGCCAACAGCTGATCG ACCAGCTGGAAGCTTCAGAAGAAGAAAGGAGTGACATGGTGTCTGACGTCGAGTCGGTTATCACGTTCTACTGCAAGTCTCGTAACATCACCTTCACCCCAGAGCTCAGCTGGCCACATGTGCTCAAACCCCTGCTGGGGCTTCGGTTACCTCGCAGCGACCTCTACAACTGCTTCTATGCTGTCATGAATAAGTACATCCCCAG GGACTGCGTGCCAAAGGGTCGACCGTTCCACCTTTATAGACTGCTTCTGCAGTATCATGAGCCAGAGCTGTGCTCCTTCTTAGACACCAAGAAAATCACCCCTGACTCGTACGCCATCAGCTGG CTGGGCAGTTTGTTCTCCAGCCACTGCAGGCCAGAGGTCACCCAGGCCTTGTGGGACTCGTACCTTCAGCAGGGGGACCCTTTCCTTATCTTCTTCCTCATGCTCATCATCCTCGTCAATGCCAA AGAGACCCTTCTGGGACAAGAAGGAGAGAGCAAAGAGGACATTATCA AAATGCTGGAAGCATCGCCTTCACTCCTAGAAGCTGAAGATATTGAGGACTTGTTTTCACTGGCCCAGTATTACCAGAGCAAGACTCCCCTGTCGCTCAGAAAG ATGAATCAGAATCTGTTTGGTAGCAGCCTGGTGGCGCTTAAAGAGGAGGACACTGACTTAAGTCAAGCTCTGTGTCTTCCTGTGTCTGTTCCTGAAATCCTGCAGGCCAATCAGCTGCAGCAG GATGGGGTACGGTTCTTTGTGGTAGATTGTCGACCTGCAGAGCAGTACAACGCTggtcacctgtccacagccttccACCTGGACTCtgacctg ATGCTCCAGAACCCCTCGGAGTTTGCTCTGTCTGTCAAGTCCCTCCTGGAGACACAGAAGCAGTCCCTGGAGTCTGGATCCATCGCCAGCGGCGAGCACCTGTGCTTTATGGGCagtgggagagaggaggaggacatGTACATGAACATGGTGCTGGCACATTTCCTACAG aaaaacaaagaatatGTGAGCATCGCTAAAGGGGGTTTTATGG GCCTTCAGAAGCACCTGGTGGACATGAACGTTGAGGGCCTCGACTCTTCCTATGTAAACTGGATTGTCAGCACTTCTGGATCTCACAGCCTCGGTTCTGCTGAT GGAGAGTCTCTGAGCAGCCCTGGAGATGGCAAAGGTGTCAAGTCACTGGTCAACAAAATGACATTTGCTCTCAAGTCCAAGTCTGTCAACGTGAAGGAGAAGATGATCAGCTTCATCGAGAACACCTCCACCCCTGTAGAACG ACACGTGAGCAGCAGCGACCGAGTCGGCAAACCTTACAGAGGGGTGAAGCCCGTCTTCAGTATTGGTGATGAAGAGGAGTATGACACTG ATGAGATCGACAGCTCTTCCATGTCGGACGATGACAGGAAGGAGATCGTAAACATTCAGACCTGGATAAGCAAGCCGGATGTCAAACATCACATCCCATGTAATGAGGTGAAAGAGACGGGTCACATGTTCCCCAG TCACTTGCTGATCACAGCGACTCACATGTACTGCCTGAGGGAGATTGCCTCCAGGAAGGGATTTGCCTACATCCAGTCCAGACAAGCGCTGAGCTCTGTGGTGAAGATCACCTCTAAAAAGAAGCACCCTGAGCTCATCACATTCAAATTTGGGAGCAACAATTCAGCTGGAGTCGAGATTTCTGCAGTTGAGAG GTATCTAATACCCAACGCAGGCGACGCCACAAAGGTCATCAAGCAGCAGATCATGAAAGTTCTGGACGCTCTGGAGAGTTCATAA